GCTCACCGCCCGGGACGCCGCCGCCCCTGGCATCGGAGCAGTCCTGACCCTGGACAAACCCCGCGACGACAATCCGCTGGAAGGTGTCATCGCCCCCGTCGCCAAGGGCGACAACCCCGCCCGAACCATCACCTCCCACCTCGAAGAGGTCTACAACAGCCTCGTCGCCGAGAACCTCCTGCCCGGCGATTGAGGGCCATCCGCGCGGGAGCCCCGAGTCGTGCCTACGACAGCCGCCCTCGGGATTCCCGTAGCGGTGGTGCCCGGGTTGCGTGGCGTCCCGGGAGTGTTTCCATGGAAGTGGTGCCGGCAACTGCGGGTCTCCATGCCGAGAGCGAGTCTCGGAAGGAGAGCACGCCATGACGAGAATCGTCCATCACCCGCCGGGCAAGGATCGGCCACGCAGTGCGCCTATGGCGACACTGGAGGCGAGACGGGCGTGGCGCCGGGGCAGGCGGTTCTTCCTGGGCCACTGGCACCATCTGACCATCCGGCTGGAGGCTCGACGCAACACCACCCGCCCCAAGAACTGGCGCAGATGGTGGTCGTACACCAACCTGAACCGGGTTGTGTGGCTGACGCTCTTGATCTTGCTTCTCGCCTGGGCCGCTGAGGGTCTCTGGATCCTGTTCACCCACCACACGACCCCTTTCGAGGAGTGGCGGAAGAGGGCGAGCACCGGGTTCGACTCCGTCCTCCGCTTTGTCGGTCCGCTCCTCGCCGCTTCGGTCGCCGCAGCGATGTTCCTGTTCTTCTGGTATCACTGGACCAAGCGGCGCTACCTCACCAAGGCACGCAGGCATCCCCGCACATTGGTGCGCACCGCCGGGCCGGACATCTCCGAGATCGTGGGCCGCGAGGAGCTCGCCCGGGTGATCGTCCAGCGGCTGCGCCAGCGCGACACCCGCAGGCCCTATCTGCTCGTCGGCGGTGTCGGCACAGGCAAGACCGCAGTCCTGGTACGGCTCACCGAACTCTTGGCCCGGCAGCATGCTGTTCCCGTCCCGATCCGGTTGCGGGACGCCACCGGAAGCGATCTGAACTTCGAGCGCATGGCCAGGCAGCGCTTCGCCGAGGAGGCTCCCCAGGGCATTCTGGCGCGCACCAAGAACGACCGGATCTGGCAGCAACTGCTCGCCGACGACAAGGTGGTCGTCATCGCCGACGGCCTGGAAGAGGCGGTGCTCGACGAGAGGTTCCAGGAAGACCGGGACAACATCATCCGCAAGGCCATCGAGCGTGCCCACGAGGAGAAGTTGCCGCTCGTCATTGCGTCCAGGCCGCACAGCCCGCTGGAGAACACCCCCGCCGCGATCGTGGAGCTGGAGCCGCTGAGCGAGGAGGAGGCGCTGCGCTTCGTCAAGGCCTGGGTCCCCGAGACGGACGAACGCCGGGTCGACTGGATCGTGGAGACCGCGGAGGTCACAGAATCGCCCATCTACCTGCAGATTGCCCGCGAACTGCACCACCACGGCGACCTGGAACGCGACCGTCCGCGCGACGACGCTGACCGGCTGGACACTCGCAGCTGGGACCGTGGCACGCTGCGGTTGTGGCTGCTGGAGACATGGGGCCGTGCCGTGCGCGAGGGCCGGCTGCGCGAGGACGTCGAGCTGAGCCCCCAGGAACGTGCCGACACCCTCGAAGTGGTCTCCGCTCTCGCGTGCATCGGACTGCTCCAGGACAGCCTGGAGGTCGGCTTCGCCGAGCTGATGGACAGTGACGTCCACCCCAATCCGACGCGGCGGACATGGGCCCGGGCGGACCACCTGTGGACCAAGGCACGCCGTTTCGACCGGTACGGCAAACGCGGGAACACCTTTTCGGAGTGGCACCGGGAACAGATCTGGAACACCCTCTGCGACCATCTGAGCCCCGAGGAGAAGAAGCATCTGCGCGAGGGCAACATGGGCCAGTGCCAGACCACGCTCTCCCGCTTCGCAGCCAACGCGAACAAGCTCCAGCTGGTGGACAGCTTCGAGAAGAGGGTCCGCTTCCCGCACAGCATCATCCAGGCCTACTTCGGCTTCCGCATGCTGCACCACCTCGGGGAGCGCGGCGCCGGCGAGCTGATCCAGCAGGCACTGCAGCCGCCGGGCCCCAGTCGTGAGCTGCTCATCGCCCTGGTGCTGCTCTCCCGCCGCCGGGCGGCGGAGCTGTCGGCCAAGGGCGGCAGCGTCGGGGCCGAGCTGCAGAAGTACAGGGCCGAGCTGGCACGGCAGGCTCCGGTGTACGGCCGGCCCCTGGCCGACGGGCTCTTCTCGGCCGCGAACCGCCGCACGGACGACCCCAAGGCCCTCGACCTGTACGGGGCGGCCCTGGAGATCGACAGCGTGGAGATCCGGCCGCGGCGGCTGAGCGACATCGTAGAGAAGGTGCACGGCCGCTGGTCGGACATCAAGGGCGACCGTCGCACCGTGGAGGAGGCGAAGCTCAGACTGATCAAGCAGCTCGGCACGGCACTGCGCGCGGCCTCCGGCAAGACCGACACCATGCTGCTCTACGACCGTCTCTTCCATATCGGCAAGGCGGAGCCCTCGTATTCCGTGCGCCTTGCCGCCGCCCAGGAGTTCGGGAGCGGCGGAACCGCGGCGTTCGCCGTGATCCGCGAGAAGATCGGCCTGAACACCGACCCCATCAAGGAGTACGACAAGAAGGTCCGCGAGCTGAGGGCCCGCAGAAGGAAGCAGGACCAGGACTGGGCCGAGGGGATGCGGAACGCGATGACCGCCCGCGCGTCCTCACGGAGCAAGTCGGCCGCAGAGATCGAACGGCTGCAGGAGCGCCGGAAGCAGACCAAGCAGCAGTACCGGAAGGAGCACATCGAGCTGTCCAGGGAGTTCGTGATGCGGGCTTGGATGATCCCCATGCTCCTGGGCTCCGTCGACGACGCCCACCGCGACGAGGCCCGCGAACGCCTCACCAAGTGGCTGCGCCACCTCGATCCGAAACGCGGCACCCCCGACCTGCCGCTCGCCTTGGAGGCCGCACTGGCCCAGGGCTTCAAGTTCGCAGCCAACCGGCGCAAACGCCACCCCTACTCGTACCCGGGCAGCCGAGCCGATCTGATCCGGCAGGCGGAGACCGTGCTGCAGCAGTCCCGGTGCTGGTACACGCAGCTGACGCTGCTTCAGGCGCTATGTCTGTGGGAGCTTCCGGACAGTGCCGGCCGACGCGAACGGGACGCGGACAGCGCGGTACGGCGGGAGGTCGACCGCGACGGGTCGCCCGAAGCGTCGCGGGCGATCGGCGGAACCAGCGCGGTGCAGACGGTGCAGCGCTGGCTATCCATGGCGGGCACGGTGAACACCCCGCCGGGTGCGTCCGGTGCGAACGGTGACAAGCCCCGGCGGACACTGCATCCGTTCGTCGCCGAGGCGGGCGATCTGGTGGCCCTGGCCCTGGAGACCGGGCAGCCGGAGCGTTTCCTCTGGA
The genomic region above belongs to Streptomyces sp. CG1 and contains:
- a CDS encoding NACHT domain-containing protein, giving the protein MTRIVHHPPGKDRPRSAPMATLEARRAWRRGRRFFLGHWHHLTIRLEARRNTTRPKNWRRWWSYTNLNRVVWLTLLILLLAWAAEGLWILFTHHTTPFEEWRKRASTGFDSVLRFVGPLLAASVAAAMFLFFWYHWTKRRYLTKARRHPRTLVRTAGPDISEIVGREELARVIVQRLRQRDTRRPYLLVGGVGTGKTAVLVRLTELLARQHAVPVPIRLRDATGSDLNFERMARQRFAEEAPQGILARTKNDRIWQQLLADDKVVVIADGLEEAVLDERFQEDRDNIIRKAIERAHEEKLPLVIASRPHSPLENTPAAIVELEPLSEEEALRFVKAWVPETDERRVDWIVETAEVTESPIYLQIARELHHHGDLERDRPRDDADRLDTRSWDRGTLRLWLLETWGRAVREGRLREDVELSPQERADTLEVVSALACIGLLQDSLEVGFAELMDSDVHPNPTRRTWARADHLWTKARRFDRYGKRGNTFSEWHREQIWNTLCDHLSPEEKKHLREGNMGQCQTTLSRFAANANKLQLVDSFEKRVRFPHSIIQAYFGFRMLHHLGERGAGELIQQALQPPGPSRELLIALVLLSRRRAAELSAKGGSVGAELQKYRAELARQAPVYGRPLADGLFSAANRRTDDPKALDLYGAALEIDSVEIRPRRLSDIVEKVHGRWSDIKGDRRTVEEAKLRLIKQLGTALRAASGKTDTMLLYDRLFHIGKAEPSYSVRLAAAQEFGSGGTAAFAVIREKIGLNTDPIKEYDKKVRELRARRRKQDQDWAEGMRNAMTARASSRSKSAAEIERLQERRKQTKQQYRKEHIELSREFVMRAWMIPMLLGSVDDAHRDEARERLTKWLRHLDPKRGTPDLPLALEAALAQGFKFAANRRKRHPYSYPGSRADLIRQAETVLQQSRCWYTQLTLLQALCLWELPDSAGRRERDADSAVRREVDRDGSPEASRAIGGTSAVQTVQRWLSMAGTVNTPPGASGANGDKPRRTLHPFVAEAGDLVALALETGQPERFLWIDEKTVTDSIGSRTGHNQGYRKHNLWIPPSVGWSTLDGRAQRLVADVLLMLNLIERDGYPEEVEERMARAERPDMPLPPCICTSREPLRAGLRPGTSAAPAPGTTCLPDCKFQLCPYPPRGAVPRGEVREPFCRQQQVLLPGPMRRWFPRVVHRKTPPLGQHARP